Proteins encoded by one window of Salvia splendens isolate huo1 chromosome 5, SspV2, whole genome shotgun sequence:
- the LOC121804071 gene encoding cytochrome P450 98A3-like has product MEVGSVGRVSFLIENDKTDQPPKPAREERSEQVIFLRRSASSCVEYYTLTDSTPPQAKIAVLVLVLVLILVYKLLSRLRYKLPPGPWPRPIVGNLPDIKPVLVLCFTEWSEKYGPIFSVYLGSHLKVVVNTAALAKEVLKDNDLQLANRNRTRQINKFSKNGMDLIWADYGPHYVKVRKLCTLELFSAKRLEGLRPIREDEVTAMVESIFKECAKPENEGKTVVVREYLSTMAFLHITRLTFGKRFIDSNGVIDEQGQELKNILDSSLKSGTKKSVIAEFLPVWFSIFFKNENAALDAHNSRTDSFTKKIMAEHTLARRNTGSSKNHFVDALLTLQEEYQLSEDTVIGLLWDMISAGLETVAITVEWALAELVRNPRVQHKAQEELDRVIGQNRVMTEGNIPNLSYLQCVTKECYRMHPPTPLMLPHKASADVKIGGYDVPRGSTVNVNVWAIARDPAVWKDPLQFRPERFQEEDVDVKGTDYRLLPFGSGRRICPGAQLGITLVTSLLGHMLHHFTWSLPHGVDDIDMMEQPGTVTYMGKPLEAIPNPRLPAELYKRLAVGNI; this is encoded by the exons TACTATACATTAACAGACAGCACTCCACCCCAAGCGAAAATTGCTGTCCTCGTTCTCGTCCTCGTCCTCATCCTCGTGTACAAGCTCTTGAGCCGCCTCCGATACAAGCTGCCGCCAGGGCCGTGGCCTCGGCCCATCGTGGGCAACCTGCCGGACATAAAGCCGGTGCTGGTGCTGTGCTTCACGGAGTGGTCAGAGAAATACGGCCCCATCTTCTCCGTGTACCTCGGGTCCCACCTCAAGGTGGTGGTTAACACCGCGGCTCTGGCGAAGGAGGTGCTCAAGGACAACGATCTGCAGCTCGCGAACCGCAACCGCACAAGGCAGATCAATAAGTTCAGCAAGAACGGCATGGATTTGATTTGGGCCGACTATGGCCCTCACTATGTCAAGGTGAGGAAGCTCTGCACTCTCGAGCTCTTCTCGGCTAAGCGCCTCGAGGGACTCCGCCCTATTCGAGAAGACGAGGTCACCGCCATGGTCGAGTCCATTTTCAAGGAATGCGCTAAGCCTG AAAACGAGGGAAAAACAGTCGTGGTGCGTGAGTACTTGAGCACGATGGCATTCTTGCACATAACAAGGCTAACCTTTGGGAAGCGATTCATAGATAGTAATGGCGTGATTGATGAACAGGGCCAAGAATTGAAGAACATTCTCGACAGCTCACTCAAATCCGGCACCAAGAAATCCGTGATTGCGGAGTTTCTCCCGGTGTGGTTTAGCATCTTCTTCAAGAACGAGAACGCCGCCCTAGACGCGCACAACTCTCGTACCGATAGCTTCACGAAGAAGATCATGGCAGAGCACACCCTCGCTCGCCGGAACACCGGCAGCAGCAAGAACCATTTCGTAGACGCTTTGCTCACCCTCCAAGAGGAGTACCAGCTGAGTGAGGACACCGTCATTGGCCTCCTTTGG GATATGATCTCTGCGGGTTTAGAAACAGTTGCCATCACGGTGGAGTGGGCCCTGGCGGAGCTGGTGAGGAACCCTCGGGTGCAACACAAGGCACAGGAAGAGCTGGATCGCGTGATAGGCCAAAATCGTGTCATGACGGAGGGCAACATCCCGAACCTCTCTTACTTGCAGTGTGTGACCAAGGAGTGCTACAGGATGCACCCTCCCACGCCCCTGATGCTCCCCCACAAGGCGAGCGCGGATGTCAAGATTGGGGGCTACGACGTCCCCAGAGGTTCCACCGTGAACGTGAACGTGTGGGCCATTGCTCGGGATCCGGCCGTGTGGAAAGACCCTCTTCAGTTCAGGCCGGAGCGCTTCCAAGAGGAGGATGTTGATGTGAAGGGAACCGACTACCGGCTACTACCCTTTGGGTCCGGGAGACGGATTTGCCCCGGGGCACAACTTGGTATAACCCTGGTGACTTCGTTGTTGGGACACATGTTGCACCACTTCACGTGGAGTCTTCCGCATGGGGTCGATGATATTGACATGATGGAGCAACCTGGAACGGTTACTTATATGGGGAAGCCTCTCGAGGCTATCCCTAACCCGAGACTTCCAGCCGAGCTTTACAAGCGCCTAGCTGTGGGAAATATATGA